The segment TATCTATCAATCGTGAATTAAATACGATTATACAGGATCAAGACTACAGTTTAGGGCTAATCATGCTAGATATTGACCACTTTAAACAATTCAACGATAATTTTGGTCATGAAGCTGGAGACTTAGTATTACAAACGGTAGCCAATTGTCTGCAAAATCATATTCGACAATCGGACATTGCTTGTCGTTTTGGAGGAGAAGAATTTATGATTATTTTACCGAGAGCTTCCTTAAATAAAACCCTAGAACGCGCTGAAAAAATTCGTGAGAGTATTAAACAACTAAAGATAGAATATAAATCTCAGCCATTAGATTCTATTACAGCTTCCTTTGGAGTAGCAGCATTTCCTCAAAATGGAACCACCCTTCATGAACTTTTTATTGATGCAGATAAAGCCTTATATCAAGCCAAAAAACAAGGGCGCGATCGCGTGGTTTGTGCTTTTTCTCCTAATACTTAACCCTTATTGATTTCCTATAATCTATAATTTATTCTGCTTCCTATAGACATCCATTGACGAGTGCCAAAATATTGACAAGCAACGGAAGCAACTTGAGACGATTTTGCTAAAGAATCGATAAAATTATGGTGTAAAATAAAGTGGCAAAAAGCCCCATGAAAGATATCTCCTGCCCCTAGGGTATCGACTGGATCAATTCTTGGTATGTCAATTTTTCCGCTTATACCCTCCGTCCAATATTCAATCGGATTTTCTCCTTTAGTAATGGCAATATGAGGAATACCCATTTGTTGTAAATAGCTAAAAACCTCTTGAGAATTAGAACAATTAGGAGGATAAAAATTCTCAGAACAGATCAGATAATCAACATAGGGCAAAACCTTTTCTAATCCAAGCTTCCAACTTCCCCCATCCACAACAATAGGAATCTTGAATTTTTTAGCTTCTTGAGCAATAATTTCACTGGTAATCATTTGATGTCCATCAATTAAAATAATATCACTATCCTGTACAAGTTCTAAATCCAGTTTATTACTTTTGGCTTGAGATTTAGTGGCATTGATAGAAATAACAGCCCGTTCTCCGCTATTTTTTTTAACAATAATCGAAGACGTTGGAAGAGGATCAGTGCGATAGGGATCAAGATCAAAAACATTAATTGAATATTCATCTAATTCCGCGCAAATTAGTTGACTAATCGGATGATTGCCAATCACACTTAATAGGGTAGCTTGATGACCAAAATACTTAAAGGTAATCGCCGCATTAGTCGCTGGACCACCTGCTGTAATCGTTTCATTGAGGGCGACAATTTTCTCATTACTGTGGGGAAAATAATCGGTAAGATAAATTAAATCTAGGGTCGTTAAACCGACAAATAATCCATTCATACGTCAAAAAAATGAGCAATAAAAGTTTACAAAAAGGAACCCTTTATGTTGTCGGAACTCCCATCGGTAATTTAGAAGATATCACCTTACGAGCAATCCGCATTCTTCAATCAGTGGATGTGATCGCTGCAGAAGATACCCGTCACACAGGAAAACTACTCCACCATTTCCAAATTAACACCCCTCAGCTTAGTTATCATCAACATAGTGAGTTAACCCGTCAAGAACGGTTAATTAGTCAGCTTCAAGAGGGACAGACAATTGCTTTAGTCACTGACGCAGGAATGCCTGGGATTTCCGATCCTGGTTATGAATTAATTAAAGCTTGTATTGAGCAAAATATCCCCGTTGTTCCCATTCCTGGGGTAACTGCTGCTATTACGGCCTTATCGGTTTCGGGTTTACCCACTGATCACTTTGTTTTTGAGGGATTTCTCCCCACTAAAGGAAAGTTAAGACGCGATCGCCTAACACATCTTAGCACGGAAACCCGTACGTTAATTTTCTATGAATCTCCCCATCGGTTATTACAAACTTTAACCGATTTAGTGGAAGTTTTGGGACAAAATCGGTTAATTACAGTGGGTAGAGAATTAACAAAATTCTATGAAGAATTGTGGCGAGGAACATTGCAAGAAGCCATGATATACTATCAAGATTCACGACAACTTAAAGGGGAATTTACATTAATTGTAGCGGGATGTTCACAAATGTCTGATCTCGATTTAACAGAGGATCAACTCAAGAAAGAATTACAACAATTATTATCCCAAGGAATGACGCGATCGCAAGCGAGTAAACAGTTATCACAATTAACCTCTCTTAACCGTCGCCAAATTTATGAGTTATCTTTAGACATTAATGATCTTCTTAAAGACTAAATTGCTCAATTTATTCGGGATTTATCCCCAATTTCCGTAATTGTTCGGCTAATTTTTCAGCCCGTTGGTGTTCTTGTTCAGCCCGTTGGTGTTCTTGTTCAGCCCGTTGACGTTCTTGTTCAGCTTTTTCTTTTTCCTCAGTATAGCTTGAAAAAGGCTGTCCATTG is part of the Rippkaea orientalis PCC 8801 genome and harbors:
- the rsmI gene encoding 16S rRNA (cytidine(1402)-2'-O)-methyltransferase; this translates as MSNKSLQKGTLYVVGTPIGNLEDITLRAIRILQSVDVIAAEDTRHTGKLLHHFQINTPQLSYHQHSELTRQERLISQLQEGQTIALVTDAGMPGISDPGYELIKACIEQNIPVVPIPGVTAAITALSVSGLPTDHFVFEGFLPTKGKLRRDRLTHLSTETRTLIFYESPHRLLQTLTDLVEVLGQNRLITVGRELTKFYEELWRGTLQEAMIYYQDSRQLKGEFTLIVAGCSQMSDLDLTEDQLKKELQQLLSQGMTRSQASKQLSQLTSLNRRQIYELSLDINDLLKD
- a CDS encoding sugar kinase; translation: MNGLFVGLTTLDLIYLTDYFPHSNEKIVALNETITAGGPATNAAITFKYFGHQATLLSVIGNHPISQLICAELDEYSINVFDLDPYRTDPLPTSSIIVKKNSGERAVISINATKSQAKSNKLDLELVQDSDIILIDGHQMITSEIIAQEAKKFKIPIVVDGGSWKLGLEKVLPYVDYLICSENFYPPNCSNSQEVFSYLQQMGIPHIAITKGENPIEYWTEGISGKIDIPRIDPVDTLGAGDIFHGAFCHFILHHNFIDSLAKSSQVASVACQYFGTRQWMSIGSRINYRL